From a single Anaerolineales bacterium genomic region:
- a CDS encoding DUF2085 domain-containing protein: MNTHSKTNVFQWISVHWFETFLIVYGLWVFVPFLAPVFMQLGWTGAGRAVYFIYSFFCHQLPERSFFWFGGQTMYSLGEIQAAWQNTSNPMILRQFIGNEAMGWKVAWSDRMISFYTSVWFFALLWYPFRRGIKPISWWFFSLLLLPIAVDGITHAVSDLAGIGQGFRDTNAWLATLTNSSLPAAFYAGDALGSFNSIMRFVTGLLAGLGIVWLVFPYVFQTQALERELEKLDYGKVIEQIKNKNPTPSGG; encoded by the coding sequence ATGAACACTCATTCAAAAACCAATGTTTTTCAATGGATCAGCGTCCATTGGTTTGAGACCTTCCTGATCGTCTATGGTCTGTGGGTGTTCGTGCCCTTCCTCGCGCCCGTCTTCATGCAACTCGGATGGACGGGCGCGGGCCGGGCGGTCTATTTCATTTACTCCTTCTTTTGCCACCAATTGCCAGAGCGTTCCTTCTTCTGGTTTGGCGGGCAGACGATGTATTCACTGGGCGAAATCCAAGCCGCATGGCAAAATACCAGCAACCCGATGATCCTTCGCCAGTTCATCGGAAACGAAGCGATGGGGTGGAAGGTCGCCTGGTCGGACCGCATGATCTCGTTCTACACCAGCGTCTGGTTCTTTGCCTTGCTCTGGTATCCGTTTCGCCGCGGGATCAAACCCATCTCCTGGTGGTTTTTTTCGCTTCTGCTCCTCCCGATCGCCGTGGATGGCATCACTCATGCGGTCAGCGACCTGGCTGGCATCGGACAGGGATTCCGTGATACAAATGCATGGCTGGCGACATTGACGAATAGCTCACTGCCCGCGGCGTTCTATGCGGGCGACGCGCTCGGATCGTTCAACTCCATCATGCGCTTCGTCACCGGACTTTTGGCTGGTCTGGGAATCGTCTGGCTCGTCTTCCCTTACGTCTTTCAAACTCAGGCACTTGAACGTGAACTGGAGAAATTGGATTATGGCAAAGTCATCGAACAAATCAAGAACAAAAATCCGACTCCTTCTGGCGGATGA
- a CDS encoding response regulator transcription factor — MAKSSNKSRTKIRLLLADDHHIVRAGVRQLLEGASDLQVIAEAGDGEEAQALIQKHKPDVAVLDIQMPKASGIEVTRWVRTHLPEVGVLILTAYDDDPYVMAVLQAGANGYVLKTGQADELIQAVRDVHEGKSALDPNITRKLMTNIFKGPEKNIIEPLTDRELDVLRLAAKGYTNKAIGVQLSISDRTVQGHLAHIFAKLQAGSRTEAVMRGVSLGLISQSSGNFTDE; from the coding sequence ATGGCAAAGTCATCGAACAAATCAAGAACAAAAATCCGACTCCTTCTGGCGGATGACCATCACATCGTCCGCGCGGGCGTGAGACAATTGCTTGAAGGCGCAAGCGACCTCCAGGTCATTGCCGAGGCGGGAGACGGCGAAGAGGCGCAGGCGCTTATCCAGAAACACAAACCCGATGTCGCAGTGCTCGATATCCAAATGCCGAAAGCCAGCGGAATCGAAGTGACGCGCTGGGTGCGGACGCATCTGCCCGAGGTGGGCGTTTTGATCCTCACGGCGTATGACGACGACCCGTATGTGATGGCGGTCTTGCAGGCAGGTGCGAACGGATACGTCCTTAAAACGGGCCAAGCGGACGAGTTGATACAAGCCGTGCGCGATGTCCATGAGGGCAAGTCCGCGCTCGACCCGAACATCACGCGCAAGTTGATGACAAATATCTTCAAGGGACCCGAAAAGAATATCATTGAGCCGCTGACCGACCGCGAACTCGATGTGCTCCGGCTGGCGGCAAAAGGCTATACCAACAAAGCCATCGGCGTGCAGCTCAGCATCAGTGACCGCACCGTGCAGGGACATCTTGCGCACATCTTCGCCAAACTGCAAGCCGGCAGCCGCACCGAAGCCGTCATGCGCGGCGTATCACTGGGTCTGATCTCGCAAAGTTCAGGTAATTTCACGGACGAATGA